Proteins encoded by one window of Pseudomonas sp. LS44:
- a CDS encoding RND family transporter has product MNLNVTPPERTPMTDFDPRSGSLVERAIFNHRLIVVVLCALLTLFFAGQLRHLQLAASFEKMIPQAHAYIQNFTAHQKDLVGLGNAVRIALANPKGSIYDASYMEALRELNDDLFLTPGVNRMQMKSLWTPSTRWAGVTEDGLEGGPVIPDGYNGSKASLEQLAANLARSGEIGRLVANDFRSSAIFLPLLATDAKGQPLDYTALAASLEGLRAKYEARGFELHITGFAKLIGDLIDGVRSVLLFFLITLALSSAVLYWFTRCWRSTAAVVIASLIAVVWQLGMLPTLGYALDPYSILVPFLVFAIGMSHGSQKMNGILQDVGRGVCKLTAARLTFRRLFGAGLAALVIDAVGFGVLLVIDIEVIRELALAASIGVGILIFTNLILLPVILSYVGVSPLAAKRSLRAEHADQGGAAKHPLWRFLDRFTERRWAIGAIVGSLVLAAAGWTVASHLQIGDLDPGAPELRQDSRYNRDMAFMNSRYGASSDVLAVMVKTPAGYCSAKATLNKIDALEWQLRQLDGVESTDTLALLSRRMSAALNEGNPKWYDFVPNQDMLNTITASAPRGLYDDSCSLLTLYVYLADHKAATLSRVVDHVERFAVENNTDEVQFLLAAGSAGIEAATNMVVSDAWRQMNMLVYAIVALLALITFRSWRAVVVAVLPLMLTSLLAEALMVALGMGVKVATLPVIALGVGIGVDYALYILSVMLVQLKSGQPLSVAYYRSLIFTGKVVMLTGITLSLGVATWLASPIKFQADMGALLAFMFLWNMLGALVLVPALSVFLLKPKQARETKQAGVATEVGAQVLERAGH; this is encoded by the coding sequence ATGAACCTCAATGTCACTCCGCCGGAACGTACCCCGATGACCGATTTCGATCCCCGCTCCGGTTCGCTGGTCGAGCGTGCGATCTTCAACCACCGACTGATCGTCGTGGTGCTGTGCGCACTGCTCACGCTGTTCTTCGCCGGTCAGTTGCGCCACCTGCAACTGGCGGCCAGCTTCGAGAAGATGATTCCGCAGGCTCACGCCTACATCCAGAACTTCACCGCCCACCAGAAGGATCTGGTTGGCCTGGGCAACGCCGTGCGCATCGCCCTGGCCAACCCCAAGGGCAGCATTTATGACGCTAGCTACATGGAGGCGCTGCGCGAGCTGAATGACGATCTGTTCCTGACGCCCGGTGTCAACCGGATGCAGATGAAGTCGCTGTGGACGCCGTCGACCCGTTGGGCCGGCGTGACCGAGGATGGTCTGGAGGGTGGTCCGGTGATTCCGGACGGTTACAACGGATCAAAGGCCAGCCTTGAGCAACTCGCGGCCAACCTGGCGCGTTCCGGCGAGATCGGTCGCCTGGTCGCCAACGACTTCCGCTCCTCGGCGATCTTCCTGCCGCTGTTGGCCACTGATGCCAAAGGGCAGCCGCTGGACTACACCGCACTGGCGGCGTCCCTCGAGGGGCTGCGCGCCAAGTACGAGGCGCGTGGCTTCGAGCTGCACATCACCGGCTTCGCCAAGCTGATCGGTGATCTGATCGACGGCGTGCGCAGCGTGCTGCTGTTCTTCCTTATCACCCTGGCCCTAAGTAGCGCGGTGCTCTACTGGTTCACCCGCTGCTGGCGCTCCACCGCTGCGGTGGTGATCGCCTCGCTGATCGCCGTGGTCTGGCAGCTCGGCATGCTGCCGACCCTGGGCTACGCCCTCGATCCCTATTCGATCCTGGTGCCGTTCCTGGTGTTCGCCATCGGTATGAGCCATGGCTCGCAGAAGATGAACGGCATCCTGCAGGACGTCGGTCGCGGGGTCTGCAAGCTGACGGCCGCGCGCCTGACCTTCCGTCGCCTGTTCGGCGCCGGCCTGGCGGCGCTGGTGATCGATGCCGTGGGCTTCGGCGTGTTGCTGGTGATCGACATCGAGGTGATCCGCGAGCTGGCGCTGGCCGCCTCCATCGGCGTCGGCATTCTGATCTTCACCAACCTGATCCTGCTGCCGGTGATCCTCAGCTATGTCGGGGTTTCGCCGCTGGCCGCCAAGCGTAGCCTGCGCGCCGAGCATGCCGATCAGGGCGGGGCGGCCAAGCATCCGCTGTGGCGTTTTCTCGATCGGTTCACCGAGCGGCGCTGGGCCATTGGTGCGATTGTCGGCAGCCTGGTGCTGGCCGCTGCCGGCTGGACCGTCGCCAGTCACCTGCAGATCGGCGACCTCGATCCGGGCGCTCCGGAACTGCGCCAGGACAGCCGCTACAACCGCGACATGGCCTTCATGAACAGCCGCTACGGCGCCTCCAGCGACGTGCTGGCGGTGATGGTGAAGACCCCCGCCGGTTACTGCTCGGCCAAGGCAACCCTGAACAAGATCGACGCCCTGGAGTGGCAGCTGCGCCAGCTGGACGGCGTGGAGAGCACCGATACCCTGGCCCTGCTGAGTCGGCGCATGAGTGCCGCGCTGAACGAGGGCAATCCCAAGTGGTACGACTTCGTGCCCAACCAGGACATGCTCAACACCATCACCGCCAGTGCGCCGCGCGGGCTGTACGACGACAGCTGCTCGCTGCTGACGCTGTACGTCTACCTGGCCGACCACAAGGCCGCCACCCTGTCGCGCGTCGTCGACCACGTCGAGCGCTTCGCGGTGGAGAACAACACCGACGAGGTGCAGTTCCTCCTGGCGGCCGGTAGCGCCGGTATCGAGGCGGCGACCAACATGGTGGTAAGCGACGCATGGCGGCAGATGAATATGCTGGTCTATGCCATCGTCGCCCTGTTGGCGTTGATCACCTTCCGCTCCTGGCGCGCGGTGGTCGTTGCGGTGCTGCCGCTGATGCTCACCTCGCTGCTGGCCGAGGCGCTGATGGTCGCCCTGGGCATGGGCGTGAAGGTGGCCACCCTTCCGGTGATCGCCCTAGGCGTGGGCATCGGTGTCGACTACGCGCTGTACATCCTGTCGGTGATGCTGGTGCAGCTGAAGAGCGGCCAGCCGCTGTCGGTGGCCTATTACCGCTCGCTGATCTTCACCGGCAAGGTGGTGATGCTGACCGGGATAACCCTGTCGCTCGGTGTCGCCACCTGGCTGGCCAGCCCGATCAAGTTCCAGGCTGACATGGGGGCATTGCTGGCGTTTATGTTCCTGTGGAACATGCTCGGCGCTCTGGTACTGGTGCCGGCGCTGTCGGTGTTCCTGCTGAAACCCAAGCAGGCTCGGGAAACGAAACAAGCGGGCGTGGCCACCGAAGTGGGCGCGCAGGTGCTGGAGCGAGCGGGCCATTAG
- a CDS encoding Rieske 2Fe-2S domain-containing protein, with translation MNYDLIYPGNPDQYLDDLCQRVSQGMDEGLLPIEVFRDDAVFKAEMERIFTRNWIFVAHVSEIPNKGDYVLRRMGIDKVIVTRDDDDQINVMLNHCRHRGTELCHQDKGNTKHFKCPYHGWVYRNNGDWAGAPHMRDAYGGPLDKKEWGLLKAAKVEAIHGFVFASLSEEVPPLREYLGGAAWMMDAIFGLHPDGMKVLKEPERFIVKADWKSGAENFSGDAYHVSTAHLSAALSEFIPGVNQVSSMASGYDFGNGNSFIGHALPELIAPMFDMWGYTPEQRAQFDLSNLDEVQLEMLKTVPPTIGTIFPNFSFLRFPQPDVPGQMPIPFTSIRMWQPVAPGVMELWNYELEYACLPEDFHARAYMAGQFGFGSGGIFEQDDTAVWEGIAKVASSPWTRSKGMRLHYQQKRGGPDPDWKGPGEFHPSVYGEYSQERFWRRWVKEMTEGKSAPRSTADKCLGEGECE, from the coding sequence ATGAATTACGACCTGATCTATCCAGGCAACCCCGACCAGTATCTGGACGATCTCTGCCAGCGTGTCTCGCAAGGCATGGACGAAGGCCTGCTGCCCATCGAGGTGTTCCGTGACGACGCCGTATTCAAGGCGGAGATGGAGCGCATCTTCACGCGCAACTGGATCTTCGTCGCGCATGTCTCGGAGATCCCCAATAAGGGCGACTACGTGCTGCGGCGTATGGGCATCGACAAGGTCATCGTCACCCGTGACGACGACGACCAGATCAACGTGATGCTCAACCATTGCCGCCACCGTGGCACCGAGCTGTGCCACCAGGACAAGGGCAATACCAAGCACTTCAAGTGCCCCTACCACGGCTGGGTCTACCGCAACAACGGCGACTGGGCCGGCGCGCCGCACATGCGCGACGCCTACGGCGGCCCGCTGGACAAGAAGGAGTGGGGCCTGCTCAAGGCGGCCAAGGTCGAGGCCATCCACGGTTTCGTGTTCGCCTCGCTGAGCGAGGAAGTGCCGCCGCTGCGCGAGTACCTCGGCGGCGCGGCCTGGATGATGGACGCCATCTTCGGCCTGCACCCGGACGGCATGAAGGTGCTCAAGGAACCGGAGCGCTTCATCGTCAAGGCCGACTGGAAGAGCGGCGCGGAGAACTTCAGCGGCGACGCCTATCACGTCAGCACAGCGCACCTGTCGGCGGCGCTGTCGGAGTTCATTCCCGGGGTCAACCAGGTCAGCAGCATGGCCAGCGGCTACGACTTCGGCAACGGCAACAGCTTCATCGGCCACGCGCTGCCGGAGCTGATCGCACCGATGTTCGACATGTGGGGCTACACGCCCGAGCAGCGCGCCCAGTTCGACCTGTCCAATCTCGACGAGGTGCAGTTGGAGATGCTCAAGACGGTGCCGCCGACCATCGGCACCATCTTCCCTAACTTCAGCTTCCTGCGCTTCCCGCAGCCGGACGTGCCAGGGCAGATGCCGATTCCCTTCACCAGCATCCGCATGTGGCAGCCGGTGGCGCCGGGGGTGATGGAGCTGTGGAACTACGAGCTGGAATACGCCTGCCTGCCCGAGGACTTCCATGCCCGCGCCTATATGGCCGGCCAGTTCGGCTTCGGTTCCGGCGGCATCTTCGAGCAGGACGACACCGCAGTCTGGGAAGGCATCGCCAAGGTGGCGTCCAGCCCGTGGACCCGCTCCAAGGGCATGCGCCTGCACTACCAGCAGAAGCGCGGCGGGCCGGATCCGGACTGGAAGGGGCCGGGCGAGTTCCACCCGTCGGTCTACGGCGAGTACAGCCAGGAGCGCTTCTGGCGCCGCTGGGTGAAAGAGATGACCGAAGGCAAGTCGGCGCCGCGTTCGACTGCCGACAAGTGCCTGGGCGAAGGGGAGTGTGAGTGA
- a CDS encoding aromatic-ring-hydroxylating dioxygenase subunit beta, whose protein sequence is MSNLHELREIASDFLAREALILDERRFRDWFALLDDEIDYDVPIRIAMRDYADEFPEGAFRIKDCKAHIQTRIARLESDHAWAEVPPSRTLRLVGSVLVEATERPDVISVISALMLYRQRGHDELGDVIPVRRHDLLRITDGGLKLLKRKALITHAVLHTPNLGVFL, encoded by the coding sequence ATGAGCAACCTGCATGAATTGCGCGAGATCGCCTCGGACTTCCTCGCCCGCGAGGCGTTGATCCTCGATGAACGTCGCTTCCGCGACTGGTTCGCCCTGCTCGACGACGAGATCGATTACGACGTGCCGATCCGCATCGCCATGCGCGACTACGCCGACGAGTTCCCCGAAGGCGCGTTCCGCATCAAGGACTGCAAGGCGCATATCCAGACCCGCATCGCCCGTCTGGAAAGCGACCACGCCTGGGCCGAAGTGCCGCCGTCGCGCACCCTGCGGCTGGTCGGCAGCGTGCTGGTGGAGGCCACCGAGCGCCCTGACGTGATCTCGGTGATCAGCGCGCTGATGCTGTATCGCCAGCGTGGCCACGATGAACTGGGCGATGTGATCCCGGTGCGCCGCCACGACCTGCTGCGCATCACCGATGGCGGCCTTAAGTTGCTCAAGCGCAAGGCGCTGATCACCCATGCCGTGCTGCATACGCCCAACCTCGGCGTATTCCTGTAA
- a CDS encoding ferredoxin: protein MATERVEVILDTQKCQGYGLCLGADDVFELDAAANIAHLKQRFVDIARKGEFEQLVRDCPAAAISLRVIQE from the coding sequence ATGGCGACTGAGAGAGTTGAAGTGATCCTGGACACCCAGAAGTGCCAGGGCTATGGCCTGTGCCTGGGGGCGGACGACGTCTTCGAGCTGGATGCGGCGGCCAATATCGCCCATCTCAAGCAGCGTTTCGTCGACATCGCGCGCAAGGGCGAGTTCGAGCAACTGGTGCGCGACTGCCCGGCGGCCGCCATCAGCCTGCGTGTGATTCAAGAGTGA
- a CDS encoding VOC family protein produces MSDIAKNLIGRKFDQICFVVPDIEAAMQMWTKTNGVEVWNVAYDLAKEQTQKEYRGQPGDFQFSCAYGFAGDTLIELARHDGGSSLYKDWIDSRGYGPHHIGFRQSSAEEYAQAEQHYLEQGLEKAMAGFFEGPFGNCRWSYWDTRELIGFYTELYYVDGELDERMAALRRGENVSITS; encoded by the coding sequence ATGAGTGATATCGCCAAGAACCTGATCGGTCGCAAGTTCGACCAGATCTGCTTCGTCGTCCCGGACATCGAAGCGGCCATGCAAATGTGGACGAAGACCAACGGCGTCGAGGTGTGGAACGTCGCCTACGACCTGGCCAAGGAGCAGACCCAGAAGGAATACCGCGGCCAGCCGGGCGACTTCCAGTTCAGCTGCGCCTATGGCTTCGCCGGCGACACCCTGATCGAGCTGGCCCGCCACGACGGCGGCAGCAGCCTGTACAAGGACTGGATCGACAGCCGCGGCTACGGCCCGCACCACATCGGTTTCCGTCAGTCCAGCGCCGAGGAATACGCCCAGGCCGAGCAGCATTACCTGGAGCAGGGCCTGGAGAAAGCCATGGCCGGCTTCTTCGAGGGGCCGTTCGGCAACTGCCGCTGGAGCTACTGGGATACCCGCGAGCTGATCGGTTTCTACACCGAGCTGTATTACGTCGATGGCGAGCTGGACGAGCGCATGGCCGCCCTGCGCCGTGGCGAGAACGTCAGCATCACCTCGTGA
- a CDS encoding VOC family protein — MNILGPDAVVFGVDDLDVAIQYMTDFGLKDAGLVRDGRLFETLDGTGVIIAASNDPALPAPLSPANKARKIIYGVADQQSLDEIAAELGKDREVKRLADGALEALDDMGITLAFQLTRRREINLPAEAINAPGAPLQRPINVLGVDDSHVGLPRSLGHFALFVPDLAKAEAFYVERLQFRVNDRLGGGPFMRSKGTYEHHTMFLIQTPPQVKGVEHMAFHLAGPSEVMQAGNRFLAKGHNSYWGPGRHGFGSNWFWYFESPLACRFEYDADMDKHDDNWVPRDKPLHADNAQSYLLEMQRENWAPFNGPRKPSGPAA; from the coding sequence ATGAACATCCTCGGACCCGATGCAGTGGTCTTCGGCGTCGACGACCTCGACGTCGCCATCCAGTACATGACCGACTTCGGTCTCAAGGACGCCGGCCTGGTGCGCGACGGCCGCCTGTTCGAAACCCTCGACGGCACCGGCGTGATCATTGCCGCCAGCAATGACCCGGCGCTGCCGGCACCGCTGAGCCCGGCCAATAAGGCGCGCAAGATCATCTATGGCGTCGCCGATCAGCAGAGCCTCGACGAGATCGCCGCCGAACTGGGCAAGGACCGCGAGGTCAAGCGCCTGGCCGATGGCGCGCTCGAGGCGCTCGACGACATGGGTATCACCCTGGCGTTCCAGCTGACCCGGCGCCGCGAGATCAACCTGCCCGCCGAGGCGATCAACGCCCCCGGTGCACCGCTGCAGCGCCCAATCAACGTGCTCGGTGTCGACGACAGCCACGTCGGGCTGCCGCGCAGTCTCGGCCACTTCGCCCTGTTCGTGCCGGATCTGGCCAAGGCCGAGGCCTTCTACGTCGAGCGCCTGCAGTTCCGCGTCAACGACCGTCTCGGCGGTGGCCCGTTCATGCGTTCCAAGGGCACCTACGAACACCACACCATGTTCCTGATCCAGACCCCGCCGCAGGTCAAGGGCGTCGAACACATGGCCTTCCACCTGGCCGGGCCCAGCGAAGTCATGCAGGCCGGCAACCGTTTCCTCGCCAAGGGGCACAACAGCTACTGGGGCCCGGGCCGCCATGGCTTCGGCTCCAACTGGTTCTGGTACTTCGAAAGCCCGCTGGCCTGCCGCTTCGAGTACGACGCCGACATGGACAAGCACGACGACAACTGGGTGCCGCGCGACAAGCCACTGCACGCCGACAACGCCCAGTCCTACCTGCTGGAAATGCAGCGCGAGAACTGGGCGCCGTTCAACGGCCCACGCAAGCCGAGCGGCCCCGCAGCCTGA
- the gstA gene encoding glutathione transferase GstA, with amino-acid sequence MKLFYKAGACSLSPHIALAESGLPFETEAVDLPTKRTASGADYLAINPKGYVPALLLDSGELLTEGPAIVQYIADLVPDKQLAPANGTLDRYRMQSWLHFIGSELQKSCAAFFNPMAKDDWKGAARVNLEKRLAYIDEQLADRDYLVGGAFSVADGYLFTALSWMAKIDIDLSRWPRLPAYQARIGARPAVRAALSAEALA; translated from the coding sequence ATGAAACTCTTCTACAAAGCCGGCGCCTGCTCGCTCAGCCCGCATATCGCCCTCGCCGAATCCGGCCTGCCCTTCGAAACCGAGGCGGTGGATCTGCCGACCAAGCGCACCGCCAGCGGTGCCGACTACCTGGCGATCAATCCCAAGGGCTACGTCCCGGCACTGCTGCTCGACTCCGGCGAGTTGCTCACCGAAGGTCCGGCCATCGTCCAGTACATCGCCGATCTGGTGCCGGACAAGCAGCTGGCGCCGGCCAACGGCACGCTCGACCGTTATCGCATGCAGAGCTGGCTGCACTTCATCGGTAGCGAGCTGCAGAAATCCTGCGCCGCCTTCTTCAATCCCATGGCCAAGGACGACTGGAAAGGCGCGGCCCGCGTCAATCTGGAGAAGCGCCTGGCCTATATCGACGAGCAGTTGGCAGACCGCGACTACCTGGTTGGCGGGGCGTTCAGCGTGGCCGACGGCTACCTGTTCACCGCGCTGAGCTGGATGGCGAAGATCGACATCGACCTGTCGCGCTGGCCGCGCCTGCCGGCCTACCAAGCGCGCATTGGCGCGCGCCCGGCGGTACGGGCTGCGCTCAGCGCGGAGGCGCTGGCCTGA
- a CDS encoding MFS transporter — MHDWPDALRALRHRNFRLYFAAQGISTLGLWAQQVAQAWLIYRLSDSIALLGLVTCLGLLPQLLIGPLVGAWIDRHDKRRLLMIVESLLCLQAIALAALTALGLITPLGLVALATLLGVLNAFDTPLRLSLVGALVEERDDLANALALNASLFTLARFVGPPLAGLILGLFGEALCFAFNALGFLPLLLALSYVRMAPTPRSAGSLRSLLVEGLDYVRGTPQVRALMLSVLAVNLCASGYAALLPVFARDIFSGDARTLGWLWGAAGLGALLASLLLARLRAPQALPRLIHLCAGLCAVALLLFAASAQLWLALPAMALLGFAIAGNNLGSNIALQNAAPDALRGRVVAIFSATRFGFDALGGLLLGLCAQHFGAPPTLTAAGLLLAAYCLWARSRTCLRSFGLEPDKAKTGEEAQFTSRK, encoded by the coding sequence ATGCACGATTGGCCCGACGCTTTGCGCGCCCTGCGCCATCGCAACTTCCGTCTGTATTTCGCCGCCCAGGGCATTTCCACCCTGGGGCTCTGGGCGCAACAGGTCGCCCAGGCCTGGCTGATCTACCGGCTGAGCGATTCCATCGCGCTGCTCGGCCTGGTCACCTGCCTGGGGCTGCTGCCGCAGTTACTGATCGGCCCGCTGGTCGGCGCCTGGATCGACCGCCACGACAAGCGCCGCCTATTGATGATCGTCGAGAGCCTGCTGTGCCTGCAGGCCATCGCCCTCGCCGCGCTCACCGCGCTCGGGCTGATCACCCCGCTCGGCCTGGTGGCGCTGGCCACCCTGCTCGGCGTGCTCAACGCCTTCGACACTCCGCTGCGCCTGTCACTGGTCGGCGCCCTGGTCGAGGAGCGCGACGACCTGGCCAATGCGCTGGCGCTCAACGCCAGCCTGTTCACCCTGGCGCGCTTCGTCGGCCCGCCACTCGCCGGGCTGATCCTCGGCCTGTTCGGCGAGGCGCTGTGCTTCGCCTTCAATGCCCTGGGCTTCCTGCCGCTGCTGCTGGCCCTAAGCTACGTGCGCATGGCGCCGACGCCGCGCAGCGCCGGCTCGCTGCGCAGCCTGCTGGTCGAGGGTCTGGATTATGTGCGCGGCACCCCGCAGGTGCGTGCGCTGATGCTCAGCGTGCTGGCGGTCAACCTGTGCGCTTCCGGGTATGCGGCGCTGCTGCCGGTGTTCGCCCGCGACATCTTCAGCGGCGACGCGCGCACCCTCGGCTGGCTGTGGGGCGCCGCCGGGCTGGGCGCCCTGCTCGCCAGCCTGTTGCTGGCCCGCCTGCGCGCGCCCCAGGCGCTGCCCCGGCTGATCCATCTGTGCGCCGGCCTCTGCGCCGTCGCCCTGCTGCTGTTCGCCGCCAGCGCCCAACTGTGGCTGGCGCTGCCGGCCATGGCGCTGCTCGGCTTCGCCATCGCCGGCAACAACCTGGGCAGCAACATCGCCCTGCAAAACGCCGCCCCGGATGCGCTGCGCGGCCGGGTGGTGGCCATCTTCAGCGCCACCCGTTTCGGCTTCGATGCCCTCGGCGGCCTGCTGCTCGGGCTCTGCGCCCAGCACTTCGGCGCCCCGCCGACGCTGACCGCCGCGGGGCTGCTGCTGGCCGCCTACTGCCTGTGGGCCAGATCCAGAACCTGTTTACGATCTTTTGGACTAGAGCCAGACAAGGCAAAAACAGGCGAGGAAGCGCAGTTTACGAGCCGTAAATGA
- a CDS encoding VOC family protein yields the protein MAAGKPFRFTGVECVRFAVENLDEACRFASDWGLSYVPSADPEVKLFRAVDGSEVQVVAADPACIERTPIGGGSGLCEIVWGVEDQATLTALAEDLGRDRRAELDAKGELHSVDDLGINLAFRIAQRKPMPFEATRYNAPGQPERINRRAAAYKVAKPREISHIAIGVDDAGEAARFYIERLGFIVSDRYANRGLFMRCSPAGNHHHVFFMNAKVPGTRFNHLAFKVRDIHEVIGGGQHVESLGWKTFAGPGRHIISSACFWYFQTPFGGSWEYAADEDIVTDEWESQDFAATSHVFTEWTFGLEKSDGTLKGPISGSKEKAL from the coding sequence ATGGCAGCAGGCAAACCTTTTCGTTTCACCGGCGTCGAGTGCGTCAGGTTCGCGGTCGAGAACCTTGACGAAGCATGCCGCTTCGCCTCCGACTGGGGGCTTTCCTACGTCCCTTCCGCCGATCCGGAGGTGAAACTGTTCCGTGCCGTCGACGGCTCGGAAGTCCAGGTGGTCGCCGCCGACCCGGCGTGCATAGAGCGCACGCCGATCGGTGGCGGCAGCGGCCTGTGCGAGATCGTCTGGGGCGTGGAGGATCAGGCCACGCTGACGGCGCTGGCCGAGGACCTGGGACGGGATCGGCGCGCCGAACTGGACGCCAAGGGTGAGCTGCACAGCGTCGATGACCTGGGGATCAACCTGGCTTTCCGCATCGCCCAGCGCAAGCCGATGCCCTTCGAGGCCACCCGCTACAACGCGCCGGGCCAGCCGGAGCGCATTAACCGCCGCGCCGCTGCCTACAAGGTGGCCAAGCCGCGCGAAATCAGTCACATCGCCATTGGGGTGGACGACGCCGGCGAGGCCGCGCGTTTCTACATCGAGCGCCTGGGCTTCATCGTCTCCGATCGCTATGCCAACCGTGGCTTGTTCATGCGCTGCTCGCCGGCCGGCAACCACCACCACGTGTTCTTCATGAACGCCAAGGTGCCCGGTACGCGCTTCAACCACCTGGCCTTCAAGGTGCGCGACATCCACGAGGTGATCGGCGGTGGCCAGCATGTCGAGTCGCTGGGCTGGAAGACCTTCGCCGGGCCCGGTCGCCACATCATCTCCTCGGCCTGCTTCTGGTACTTCCAGACGCCGTTCGGCGGCTCCTGGGAATACGCGGCCGACGAGGACATCGTCACCGACGAATGGGAGTCGCAGGACTTCGCTGCCACCTCGCATGTCTTCACCGAGTGGACCTTCGGCCTGGAGAAGTCCGACGGCACCCTGAAAGGGCCGATCTCGGGGAGCAAGGAGAAGGCGCTCTAG
- a CDS encoding alpha/beta fold hydrolase, with product MSASRSSETPYWIELLDCQVRQIQGKYRTRIIEAGSGPALLLLHGTGGHAENYARNIAELAKRFHVIAMDFLWHGKSQTEGFDLEIIPSLVDQVVDVMDQLGLAKAFVEGQSLGGWVAMQLALQHPERVRALVLTTTMGYAPDEGAIPGYVEPDWAANLPSSLEVLRDPSFDNVRTRMARILAKPERLTDEAVMVRQALYRQPALAAVQQPFISEYLAGSTIRQHLVTDALARQIRQPTLVYWGDANRTPPALGQHIARQVQHGTFHCAQDTGHWAQFESAAEHNQVVAAFLESQLSAEHSNMPTSTLNPLGRWEILSWEQAFDDGRRELPMGEQLQGFIQYSESGHMACMIARAERAKFVTGGQWDAGDAEKAGAYNSMLAYGGRYEVNGDVITHLVDISLFPNWIGGSQKRRFEVNADATLTLSARLEEGTPQARTARLVWRRA from the coding sequence GTGTCCGCATCACGCTCTAGCGAAACCCCTTACTGGATCGAACTGCTGGATTGCCAGGTCCGCCAGATCCAGGGCAAGTACCGCACCCGCATCATCGAGGCCGGTAGCGGCCCGGCGCTGCTCCTGCTGCATGGCACCGGTGGTCATGCGGAAAACTACGCACGCAACATCGCCGAGCTGGCGAAGCGCTTCCATGTCATCGCCATGGATTTTCTCTGGCACGGCAAGTCGCAGACCGAGGGCTTTGACCTCGAGATCATCCCCAGCCTGGTCGATCAGGTCGTCGATGTAATGGATCAGCTGGGCCTGGCCAAGGCTTTCGTCGAGGGCCAGTCGCTCGGCGGCTGGGTCGCCATGCAGCTGGCGTTGCAGCATCCCGAACGGGTGCGTGCGCTGGTGCTGACCACCACCATGGGTTATGCCCCGGACGAGGGGGCCATCCCCGGCTACGTCGAGCCGGACTGGGCGGCCAACCTGCCGAGTTCCCTGGAGGTATTGCGCGATCCCAGTTTCGACAATGTGCGCACGCGCATGGCGCGCATCCTGGCCAAGCCCGAGCGGCTGACCGACGAGGCGGTCATGGTGCGCCAGGCGCTCTATCGCCAGCCCGCCCTGGCCGCGGTGCAGCAGCCGTTCATCAGCGAGTACCTGGCCGGCAGCACCATCCGCCAGCACCTGGTCACCGATGCACTGGCCCGGCAGATCCGCCAGCCGACGCTGGTCTACTGGGGCGACGCCAACCGCACGCCGCCGGCCCTCGGCCAGCACATCGCTCGCCAGGTGCAGCACGGCACCTTCCATTGCGCGCAGGACACCGGGCACTGGGCCCAGTTCGAGAGCGCAGCCGAACACAACCAAGTGGTCGCGGCCTTCCTCGAGTCGCAACTGTCAGCGGAGCACAGCAACATGCCGACAAGCACCCTCAATCCGCTCGGGCGCTGGGAGATTCTCTCCTGGGAGCAGGCCTTCGACGATGGCCGTCGCGAGCTGCCGATGGGCGAGCAGCTGCAAGGCTTCATCCAGTACAGCGAGAGCGGCCACATGGCCTGCATGATCGCCAGGGCCGAGCGCGCCAAGTTCGTGACCGGTGGCCAGTGGGATGCTGGCGACGCGGAGAAGGCCGGCGCCTACAACAGCATGCTGGCCTATGGCGGCCGCTACGAGGTCAACGGTGACGTGATCACCCATCTGGTCGACATCAGCCTGTTCCCCAATTGGATCGGTGGCAGCCAGAAGCGCCGCTTCGAGGTCAATGCCGACGCCACCCTGACCCTCAGCGCCCGTCTCGAGGAAGGCACCCCCCAAGCCCGTACCGCGCGCCTCGTCTGGCGCCGCGCGTAA